Genomic DNA from Peribacillus simplex:
GATAAGATGCTGACAAGAGTCGCACCGTATAACAGCTTCAAGCCGAAACGGGCTACAACATTCCCCTGTTTTTCATGAAGTCCTTTGACTGCACCGGCAATGATTCCAATAGATGAGAAATTAGCGAATGAAACCAAGAAAACCGAAACGATCCCTATCGTCCTTTCGCTCAAGGCTGATGATGCTTCCCCTAGGCTCAGCATGGCAACGAATTCATTGGTTACCAGTTTCGTCGCCATGATTCCGCCAGCAGTCACGGTTTCTGAAATCGGTATACCCATGATAAAGGCAAAAGGTGCAAAGATATACCCCATGATGTCTTGGAAACTGATTCCGAAGATCATGTCGAATACGCTGTTGATCCCTGCGATTAACGCAACGAAACCAATTAACATCGCTGCTACAGTGATAGCAACCTTAAACCCATCCATGATATATTCCCCAAGCATTTCGAAGAAAGACTGCTTCTCTGCCCCTTCTTCAACAGGGAGAATATCCTCTTCATCCGTTACGGTATAAGGATTGATAATGGATGCGATGATAAATCCACCAAACATGTTAATAACAATTGCCGTCACAACGTACTTTGGTTCAATCATCGTCATATATGCACCGACGATCGACATCGATACAGTTGACATGGCTGATGCACAAAGCGTATACATGCGAGATGGCGGAATGGCGCCGAGTTGTTTTTTCAAAGTTATGAAAACCTCGGATTGGCCCACTATTGCTGATGCAACCGCATTGTAAGATTCCAATTTACCCATCCCATTCACTTTACTTAGAAGGAATCCAATCCACTTCATGATGAACGGAAGGATCTTGAAGTGTTGTAAAATCCCGATTAATGCTGAGATGAATACGATAGGAAGAAGGACATTTAAAAAGAATGGTGAAGCTCCTTCGTTTACAATCCCGCCAAATACAAAGGTGATTCCTTCATTTGCCCATTCTAAAAGTTTTCCGAAACCATCGGCAATCGAATTGATGATCACTAAACCAAACTTCGTGTTCAATAATAAATAAGTTAAAATAAGCTGAATGACCACCATGAGGATGATCGGTTTAATTTTAACTTTCTTCCGGTCACTGCTGACTAAGATAGCTAGTCCAAAAACAATAAGCAGGCCTAAAATTGCAATCAGGAATTTCATATATTCTGCCTCCACTAAGGGTGAATTTAATGTTCGTGCATTACTAGTAGGATACCCTCAAAAAATTTATGCAAACGTTTTCTCTTTCATCCAAAATACATGTACGTACCTCTCCAGAAGTCTATATTAAACTAATATTTTTTTAAGTGCAATTATTATTTCCCTTTTTAAAATAACAATTAGTGACAATGAAGGGTTTCGTGAATTAAAAAAGAAGGCTCCCCTCGAAGGGAACCTTCTCTTTCCTTAAATCGTATCCACTATTTAGGCAGCTGTTTTTCTGGATATCACCGACGTCGCTAATCCAGCGCCTCCAACGATAAAGATGATGATGGAGGTGGCCAAGCCACCTGCCCCTTGATAAAAGTTGATAAAATTCCCTGCAAAAGAGCCTCTGCCTTGGAAACCGCCACCGCTTGGCATCTCTCCTGGAGTCCCGGAACCATTAGGCCCGCCTTGTGGAGTGCCCTGCATATCATTTGATGCCGTTCCCGCAGTTGAAGTTGAATCGCCAGTCGCCGTACTGCTATTAGCCGATTCTTCCGTATCATCCGCTTCTGTTGTGCTGCGATCGGCAGGCTGACCCATCATCGCCTGTCGATTCACGGGTTCATTGCCGCTGCCATCCACATACATCATGATCCCGAGGACTGCTTGGGCCATTAAAAGGACCGAAGCCAATATTCCAACCAAAAAGTGGATCTTACCAAGTCTTTTCATCAATGATTCTCCTCCGAAAATAAATGTATTTATAAGATGATTATCTAAAAAGACCCTTAATTTTTCCTTAAGCAACAAGGAGAAAAGTAAGGGCCTTTTTCGTATTGGATGGCATCTATTGGTGGATTAATTTTTCCTTTGATTTCTCGGAAAAGTGATTTCAAAACGGGTGCGTTCATTCTGTTCACTTGTAACCTTGATGTTCCCTTGATGTGTGTTTACAATCCATTTGGCTATGGATAAACCTAAGCCGGATCCTTCATTTGCTGAACGGGATTGCTCCACTTGGTAAAAACGGTTAAAAATCAAGGGGAGATCTTCCTGCGGAATGCCTTTTCCATTATCCTCTACAGTAAGGATGATGGATGAAGCATTCTTGATGCAGGATAGGGAAATCTCCCCGCCTTCCTCTGTGAATTTCATCGCATTATCCACCAAGATCACCAATAGCTGATGAATTCTCTCTTTATCGCCATGAAACACCACCTGTTCGGGGGCATGGCTAATGATTGATTTCTCTTGAAAAGATGCTATATCCGTATACTGTTCCACGATATCCATAAGTAAGTCATCAAGGAAAAAGTTCGATTTCTTAACCTCCATTTGATTCGAATCCGTTCTGGTCAAGGTCAAAAGTCCGTTAACAAGCTTATTCAATCGGCGGACTTCTTTAGAAATGATGGATATATCAACGGCTTTTTCCTCGATTGTCGCGTTCGGTGATTGAAATAGCAAATCAGCCCGCGATTGAATGACGGCAAGCGGCGTTCGAATTTCATGCGAAGCATCCGAGACAAACTGCTGTTGCTGATCCCAGGATTTCTTGACCGGAATCAGGGCCCGTCCAGCCAGGAGATAGCCTGCGCCTACCGCCACTAGACTTCCAATTCCTCCACCAACAAACAATATGAGCAGCAAGCGATCAAGCATTTCTTTTTCTGTATCCACATTCCTGATGAATTGTACAGTCATCTCTCCATACTCCGTATCGACCTTGGTGGAAAGTGCACGAAACGTTTGCCCGTTTACCGATATTTCTTCAATCTCATCAAATCTTTCAGGGTAAAATTCCGATTCATTAATTTTAATAAAATTGTCTACACTCAGTCTTGGCTCAATGATCGTATCATCCGGTCCCCAAACGATTACGCTTGGCCCCGGACCTAAGAGAAACTCACCTTGCGGACGTCCGCCTGGCCTGCCGCCATTATTGAAATCACTATAATCCAGGTTAAGTGAATCATTGACATCCTTATAGATTTGATTTTCCGTATAGAAATAAATCATTCTGCTTAAAATGGCTATTAAAACAATAAAGACGATAGAATTCAATAGTGTTAGTTGAAGCCGTGTTTTTTGGAACATAATGATCCCCTTATGGTTGTTTTAGCATATAACCAATACCCCGAACGGTTTGAATATCTTTATGGTAATTGAAAGGTTCCAATTTTTTTCTAAGGTGATGGATGAACACTTCAACGATGGCGATCGTCGTATCTGAATCAAACCCCCAAATGCGGTCGAAAATCTGCTCACGGGTCAGTATTTTCCCATTATTTTGAATTAGGTATTCCAGTAATTCAAACTGTTTCAAAGTCATTTTAATGACCTTTCCATCAATCAAAATATCCTTTTCTTTTTCCAACAGTTCAATATTGCGGTATTTCACATGCTGCTCAAGCGTTATAATGCCACTCCTTCGAAGCAGGGCACGAATCCTGGCCTTAAGTTCCGGTGCCTGAAACGGCTTGACTAAATAATCATCGCCACCCATTTCCAATCCTCTGACACGATCCTCAAGTGCATCTTTTGCCGTCAAAAACAAGACACTAGTATCTATTTTTGCTTCCCTGATTTTCCGTACGATTTCAAATCCATCGATTCCCGGAAGCATTACATCCAAAATGATGATATCGTATATACTTTGCTGAGCCATGAATAGCCCATCTTCCCCATTATCCGCTGTATCCACTTCATATTCATCCGTCAGAATCTGTCGGATCGACTCTAATAATGAAACATTATCTTCTACCACCAAAACCTTCATGCAGGGTACCTCCCAACCGCCTCAATTGTGATATATGTTGATTTTATCCTTTTTCATATGCAAAAGAAAGCGGGCTTTTAATCGCCTGCTTTCTTTCAAATTGTATGTTCATTCGTGACGCAGTGCCTGGATTGGATTTAATTTGGATGCCTTATTGGCAGGAAATACTCCAAACATTATCCCGATTAAAATGGAGAATAAGAAGGCAAACAATGTCACCGACCATGAATAACTAATCGATAAACTTGAAAAAACTGAAATCAATTTTGCGATTCCCAATCCAATTCCAACCCCCAACAATCCCCCGAAGCAGCTCAGGACCATCGCTTCAATTAAAAACTGAAGAAGAATCGATTTCCGATTTGCCCCAATTGCTTTTCTAATCCCGATTTCCTTCGTCCTTTCTGATACGGAAACCAACATGATATTCATGATCCCGATTCCGCCAACCAGTAACGAAATACTGGCAATACCGCCAAGCATGAGTGTGAATGTGTCCGATACAGAACTCATTGTATCCATCAGGTCTTCTTGATTGGACACCGAATAGTTATCACTCTGTTCTGGGAATGATGTGGTCATCGCACCTTGTACCTGGTACATCGCCCTATCCATGATATTCTCGTTCTCCGCTTTTAAATATACGGTTCCGATTGTCGTGCTGCCTGTAGCCCTTTCGGCAGTGGTGATCGGTGCAATGATTACATCATCCCCGCTCGATCCCATTGAGGTGCCTACCGATTTCAGGACACCGATCACGCGATAGGAAACACCGCCGATAAGCACGTTCTGGTCCACAGCTTTTTGATTTTCAAAAAGCGTGCTGGCTGTATCCGACCCCAGGACAACGACCTTGGAGCGTAATTCCGTTTCCATATCAGTCAAAAACCGGCCTTGGCTGAGCTCCAGATCCCTAACCGATAAGTAGGATGAAGTTGCACCAGTCATTGAAACCTGTGCCGAAGCTTCTCCGTTTTTAGCATAAACGCGTCCAGTGACCACAGGCGCCACTTCCGATATCCCGTTCAGCTCTTTAAACTGTTCAATTGCATCATCCGTCAGCTCCACGGAGTCGGTATCCGTGACACTTACCGTTATCAGGTTCGTTCCCAAGCTATTGATTTCATCCTGAACGGACTGTGAGGAGCCCTGCCCGATCGAGACCAGAACGATTACGGAGGCAACTCCAATTATGATCCCAAGCATGGTTAAAAATGCTCTGACTTTATTGGTTTTGATACTGCGTATAGCCATCTTCATAGATTCGCTCAGGTTCAATCCAATCACCTCCGTTTTCAAATAGCTGACCATCCTGTATCCGGACGACACGGGTCGCTTCTTTAGCAACTTCCAAGTCATGGGTTATTAGAATGATTGTTTGTCCCTTTTCGTTCAATTCTTTCAGCATCTGCAGCACTTCTTTACTCGTTTTACTATCCAGTGCCCCCGTCGGCTCATCCGCCAATAGAACGGGAGGGTTACCTGCAAGTGCCCTTGCAATCGCAACTCTTTGCTGCTGTCCGCCCGACAGTTGGGTCGGCAGATGATTCTTCCGGTCACCCAGACCTACCATATCAAGGCATGCATTGGCCACTTCTCTTCTTTCCTTCACGCTTGCCCCTCTATAAACCAGGGGAAGTTCGACATTCTCCAACGCTGTCAGTTTTGCCAACAGGTTGAAATTTTGAAAGATAAAGCCTATTTTAATATTACGAATGGCAGCTAGCTCATTATCCTTCATCTTATCCACTTCTTTTCCATCAAGAAGATATTCACCAAAGTCAGGCTTGTCAAGGCAGCCAATCATATTCATGAACGTCGATTTCCCTGACCCGGAAGGACCAATGATCGAAATGAAATCGCCTTTATCGATTGTAAGACAGACATCTTGAAGTGCCCTAACCGTTTCGCCGCCTAATTCATATGATTTAGACATGTTCTTAATTTTTATGATGGGTTTCGCCATTTTACTGACCTCCCTTGCCGTTTGGCATCCCGCCACTCGGCATTCCGCTGCCGCCCTGCATTCGTATTTCGCCTCCTTGGCCTCCCCTCATTCCATCGTCGCCACTGCCAGTCGAGCTTTCATTGATGGTGATAGGCAAGGAAACAAGCTGGCCCTCTTCAAGACCCGAAGTTATTTCAATATACCTATCATTGCTGATCCCAGTCTCAACCGCTGTCTTTGTACTGGCAGTTCCATCAGTTGTACCGGATTGTTGTATATTTACATATTTTTCTTCACCGTCCATCTGGACAGCTTCAATCGGAACATATAAAGCATCTTTTACACTATTCGTCAAAATGCTCACTTCAGTCGACATCCCAATTTTTATATCGCCGGGTTTGTCAATTTTGATAGTGACATCGAATGAAGAAACCCCATTCTCATATGTACCTTCCTTTGCTACACTGGTCACTTCCCCCGTAAACGTTTCATCTTCAAAGGCACTGGCCTTAATTTCAACTGTTTGTCCTTTTTTAACACTTGGAACATCCAATTCATCTACACTGATCGTGGTTTTCAATTTTTTATAATCCGTAACGTGTGCCAACACTTCACTGCTTGATACACGATCCCCTTCTTCTACATCCATTGTTGTAACGGTACCATCGAATGGGGCCGTTATCGGGTCACTTCCATCCGTGAAGGTAATAAGTTCATCACCTTTCTCAACCAATTCATTCTTCTCTACAAGGACTTCATCCACTTCACCCGTTACAGAGGCAGTTATGTCCTCACTATTGATTGCGGCGACCGATCCGGAACCGCTTATTTGAACTTCAAGATCTCCCTTTTCAACTGTAGCGGTCACCGACTTTGCGATGACAGGCTCAGCACTGTCCTTCATGAAAAACCAAGCGCCTCCCCCAATCGCCAACACTAAAACCGTACATATCATTATTAACTTTTTCATCACTTTTCTCCTTTCAGATTTCCTTCGTTGAAACCAGTATCGTGACAGAAGCTTAACTTTTCCTTAATGGCTATGATCTTTCGTTTAGACATCACAATCCCTTGCTTGCACGAAAAAATTAAAACTTTGTCGAACGAAAATTTAATTTACAATATATTCTGAAAATTATATACTGATACTGATATCGGAATTTGGTAATGTAATCCGAATCAATAATGATGAAGGGGGAACCAACTTGGCATCTAACGATTCAATCGCTAAGGAAACCAAGGTAAGCGCTTCCACGGACTACACCAAGATCGTCCAATCAAAATCTTTTCAAGAACTGTTAAGGAAAAAACGCAATTTCATCGTCCCACTATCCATCTTTTTCATGGTCTTTTATTTCACCCTACCCCTACTAACTTCCTATTCTAAAGTTCTTAACTCAATTGCTTTCGGGGCAATCAGCTGGGCCTGGATTTTTGCCTTCGCTCAATTTATCATGACCTG
This window encodes:
- a CDS encoding NupC/NupG family nucleoside CNT transporter, with the protein product MKFLIAILGLLIVFGLAILVSSDRKKVKIKPIILMVVIQLILTYLLLNTKFGLVIINSIADGFGKLLEWANEGITFVFGGIVNEGASPFFLNVLLPIVFISALIGILQHFKILPFIMKWIGFLLSKVNGMGKLESYNAVASAIVGQSEVFITLKKQLGAIPPSRMYTLCASAMSTVSMSIVGAYMTMIEPKYVVTAIVINMFGGFIIASIINPYTVTDEEDILPVEEGAEKQSFFEMLGEYIMDGFKVAITVAAMLIGFVALIAGINSVFDMIFGISFQDIMGYIFAPFAFIMGIPISETVTAGGIMATKLVTNEFVAMLSLGEASSALSERTIGIVSVFLVSFANFSSIGIIAGAVKGLHEKQGNVVARFGLKLLYGATLVSILSAIIVSVIL
- a CDS encoding sensor histidine kinase, producing the protein MFQKTRLQLTLLNSIVFIVLIAILSRMIYFYTENQIYKDVNDSLNLDYSDFNNGGRPGGRPQGEFLLGPGPSVIVWGPDDTIIEPRLSVDNFIKINESEFYPERFDEIEEISVNGQTFRALSTKVDTEYGEMTVQFIRNVDTEKEMLDRLLLILFVGGGIGSLVAVGAGYLLAGRALIPVKKSWDQQQQFVSDASHEIRTPLAVIQSRADLLFQSPNATIEEKAVDISIISKEVRRLNKLVNGLLTLTRTDSNQMEVKKSNFFLDDLLMDIVEQYTDIASFQEKSIISHAPEQVVFHGDKERIHQLLVILVDNAMKFTEEGGEISLSCIKNASSIILTVEDNGKGIPQEDLPLIFNRFYQVEQSRSANEGSGLGLSIAKWIVNTHQGNIKVTSEQNERTRFEITFPRNQRKN
- a CDS encoding response regulator transcription factor, whose amino-acid sequence is MKVLVVEDNVSLLESIRQILTDEYEVDTADNGEDGLFMAQQSIYDIIILDVMLPGIDGFEIVRKIREAKIDTSVLFLTAKDALEDRVRGLEMGGDDYLVKPFQAPELKARIRALLRRSGIITLEQHVKYRNIELLEKEKDILIDGKVIKMTLKQFELLEYLIQNNGKILTREQIFDRIWGFDSDTTIAIVEVFIHHLRKKLEPFNYHKDIQTVRGIGYMLKQP
- a CDS encoding ABC transporter permease: MKTEVIGLNLSESMKMAIRSIKTNKVRAFLTMLGIIIGVASVIVLVSIGQGSSQSVQDEINSLGTNLITVSVTDTDSVELTDDAIEQFKELNGISEVAPVVTGRVYAKNGEASAQVSMTGATSSYLSVRDLELSQGRFLTDMETELRSKVVVLGSDTASTLFENQKAVDQNVLIGGVSYRVIGVLKSVGTSMGSSGDDVIIAPITTAERATGSTTIGTVYLKAENENIMDRAMYQVQGAMTTSFPEQSDNYSVSNQEDLMDTMSSVSDTFTLMLGGIASISLLVGGIGIMNIMLVSVSERTKEIGIRKAIGANRKSILLQFLIEAMVLSCFGGLLGVGIGLGIAKLISVFSSLSISYSWSVTLFAFLFSILIGIMFGVFPANKASKLNPIQALRHE
- a CDS encoding ABC transporter ATP-binding protein, which encodes MAKPIIKIKNMSKSYELGGETVRALQDVCLTIDKGDFISIIGPSGSGKSTFMNMIGCLDKPDFGEYLLDGKEVDKMKDNELAAIRNIKIGFIFQNFNLLAKLTALENVELPLVYRGASVKERREVANACLDMVGLGDRKNHLPTQLSGGQQQRVAIARALAGNPPVLLADEPTGALDSKTSKEVLQMLKELNEKGQTIILITHDLEVAKEATRVVRIQDGQLFENGGDWIEPERIYEDGYTQYQNQ
- a CDS encoding efflux RND transporter periplasmic adaptor subunit, which gives rise to MKKLIMICTVLVLAIGGGAWFFMKDSAEPVIAKSVTATVEKGDLEVQISGSGSVAAINSEDITASVTGEVDEVLVEKNELVEKGDELITFTDGSDPITAPFDGTVTTMDVEEGDRVSSSEVLAHVTDYKKLKTTISVDELDVPSVKKGQTVEIKASAFEDETFTGEVTSVAKEGTYENGVSSFDVTIKIDKPGDIKIGMSTEVSILTNSVKDALYVPIEAVQMDGEEKYVNIQQSGTTDGTASTKTAVETGISNDRYIEITSGLEEGQLVSLPITINESSTGSGDDGMRGGQGGEIRMQGGSGMPSGGMPNGKGGQ
- a CDS encoding DUF485 domain-containing protein codes for the protein MASNDSIAKETKVSASTDYTKIVQSKSFQELLRKKRNFIVPLSIFFMVFYFTLPLLTSYSKVLNSIAFGAISWAWIFAFAQFIMTWTLCILYSKKAATFDRLVKKIVKEAKG